The following proteins are encoded in a genomic region of Bernardetia sp. MNP-M8:
- a CDS encoding response regulator, protein MFERLTTKLIGGFSLILILSIAVNVFAIIKLSQVQNVALEISENWMPSIYEISTISANTSDHMIRQQQHIFALSEIEMSEYEGLMRLDKENITRSEKNYKKLLQEREDILTNRIADQKEEDDPDLKDLRQNANNFKLFQDDYKKYLEESEKIKQLSRYNNKEEAKEKLRERSFLAFESSNQTLNQIIFDNFENAREAAKRSEEIYTDSSRLIIGFTLISIIVSILVALFIVRNTRKQIGGEPSDIAEVARRVSAGDLTMKFTNTESEDSIYSSVKKVVENLREVSNITNNIAKGDLSRQIEVKSSSDLLAISINQMIENFKNIINQAQVIAKGDYTVNVKERGEEDELSAALQRMTESLRTNKIETFEQNWIKDGINQLAQQLSGNLLSLELSRKAINFISRYTESAQGVMYLVDSYSSKLKLNASYAFTERSGLSNEYKIGEGLVGQVGLERSPILLKNIRRQDMSLTTGTVEEPPTHVYAFPLVFEYELYGVIELASFEPFTQLKQEFLQQAANTIVTYIYSVLQTDRIKGLLATSEEATRSAQARAQEIEQANERLEVQQGELQEKSEELRRRNESLISAKEELDRRAEQLELSNKYKSEFLANMSHELRTPLNSIIMLSKMLSKNEKDTLVEKDVKKAKIIYKSGGELLRLINDILDLSKIEAGKMVINPVEFANKEIVTDMNDLFQGIAQEKGIQFLTEDKTKSYIYSDKERLAQILRNFLSNAFKFTKKGEVKLSIAEHDEDHYRYSITDTGIGIPKDKQQIIFEAFKQADGTTSREYGGTGLGLSIARELTKLLQGQIELDSEAGKGSTFSIILPKRLDEELAEKEDRVTVVVKNLETGRNKSSTQRYLPRKLIREDVEDDRNDINKNDNVILIIEDEVQFAESMAEVLHSQNIKALIAQSGEEGIDLAMQYKPSGIILDLGLPDIDGTDVLKKLKSYKELRHIPIEIISARDKDNDLLSTGAFGFLQKPIDENVLKKAMTDMLRLSHKKVKDLLVVEDDESQMEAIKELIIGNDVKVKGVKNQTEAIEAIENGTFDGAIVDLGLKDGSGQEVCKYINENHPNIPVIIYTGKTLSPEEETNLRKAAQSIILKTRDTGEKLREEVALFLHRMEEEVEKETPKQEENEQKTRTAELAESLLAELQVDKELEELLPKRGNSNKNNKGKKDKNAEKLEGDVPPRSLTRNSINEEMDGNDDEEEEEYKSANESIKEVSKEEAIKLIKNKTILVVDDDIRNIFVIASALETYEAQILEAMNGQQAIDMLREEDIDLVLMDSVMPEMNGLDAMRIIRQDEDLKHYPIVAITGKAQEEDKQECFDAGANDYIVKPVDYDQLVYTVCKWIGKRV, encoded by the coding sequence ATGTTTGAGCGTTTAACCACGAAACTGATTGGAGGTTTCTCCCTTATTCTTATCTTGTCTATTGCAGTCAATGTGTTTGCAATTATCAAACTCTCACAGGTACAAAATGTAGCCCTTGAGATTAGTGAAAATTGGATGCCGAGTATCTATGAGATATCGACCATTAGTGCCAATACTTCTGACCACATGATACGTCAGCAGCAACATATTTTTGCCCTTTCAGAAATTGAAATGTCAGAATATGAAGGTTTGATGCGATTAGATAAAGAAAATATTACTCGTAGTGAAAAAAACTACAAAAAATTACTTCAAGAAAGAGAAGATATTCTAACTAATAGAATTGCAGACCAAAAAGAAGAAGATGATCCAGATTTGAAAGATTTAAGACAGAATGCAAATAATTTCAAACTCTTTCAAGACGATTATAAAAAATATTTAGAAGAAAGTGAAAAAATAAAACAATTATCAAGATATAATAACAAAGAAGAAGCAAAAGAAAAACTACGTGAGCGTTCATTTTTAGCTTTCGAATCAAGTAATCAAACACTCAATCAAATCATCTTTGATAACTTCGAAAATGCAAGAGAAGCAGCCAAACGAAGTGAAGAAATTTATACAGACTCTAGTCGTTTGATTATTGGATTTACCCTAATTTCAATTATTGTAAGTATTTTGGTAGCCTTATTTATTGTCAGAAACACTCGTAAACAAATTGGTGGAGAGCCTTCTGATATTGCAGAAGTAGCTCGTAGAGTTTCGGCAGGAGATTTAACAATGAAATTTACCAATACAGAGTCAGAAGACAGTATTTATTCTTCTGTAAAAAAAGTAGTAGAAAATTTAAGGGAAGTTTCCAACATTACTAACAATATTGCAAAAGGAGATTTATCAAGACAAATTGAAGTAAAAAGCTCAAGCGACCTTTTAGCTATTTCGATTAATCAAATGATTGAGAATTTTAAAAATATTATCAATCAGGCACAAGTTATTGCAAAGGGAGATTATACCGTAAATGTAAAAGAAAGAGGCGAAGAGGACGAACTTAGTGCAGCTCTACAAAGAATGACTGAAAGTTTGAGAACTAACAAAATTGAAACTTTCGAACAGAACTGGATAAAAGATGGTATCAATCAACTTGCTCAACAACTTTCTGGAAACCTTCTTTCATTGGAACTTAGTCGAAAAGCAATCAATTTTATTTCTCGTTATACCGAATCGGCTCAAGGTGTGATGTATTTGGTGGATAGTTATTCTTCTAAATTAAAACTAAATGCTTCGTATGCCTTTACAGAGCGTTCTGGTCTTTCAAATGAATACAAAATTGGAGAAGGTTTGGTCGGACAAGTGGGTTTAGAGCGTAGTCCGATTTTGCTAAAAAATATCAGAAGACAAGACATGTCGCTCACAACAGGAACAGTTGAAGAGCCACCAACTCATGTTTATGCTTTTCCTCTTGTTTTTGAATATGAACTGTATGGAGTTATCGAACTAGCTTCTTTTGAGCCTTTCACACAATTAAAACAAGAATTTTTACAACAGGCTGCCAACACCATCGTAACTTATATTTATTCTGTTCTTCAAACTGACAGAATCAAAGGACTTTTAGCTACTTCAGAAGAAGCTACAAGAAGCGCACAAGCAAGAGCGCAAGAGATTGAGCAAGCCAATGAAAGATTAGAAGTTCAACAAGGAGAATTACAAGAAAAATCAGAAGAATTGCGTCGTAGAAATGAAAGTCTGATTTCAGCGAAAGAAGAGCTAGACAGAAGAGCCGAACAATTAGAATTATCAAACAAATACAAATCAGAATTTTTGGCAAATATGTCGCATGAACTTCGAACACCACTCAATTCGATTATCATGCTTTCTAAAATGCTTTCTAAAAATGAAAAGGATACATTAGTAGAAAAAGATGTCAAAAAAGCTAAGATTATCTATAAATCAGGTGGAGAGCTTTTAAGATTAATAAATGATATTCTTGACCTTTCTAAAATTGAAGCAGGAAAAATGGTTATCAATCCTGTAGAGTTTGCCAATAAAGAAATTGTTACAGATATGAATGATTTGTTTCAAGGAATTGCTCAAGAAAAAGGGATTCAATTTCTTACAGAAGACAAAACCAAGTCATATATATATAGTGATAAGGAAAGACTCGCTCAGATTTTACGAAACTTCTTATCGAATGCCTTTAAATTTACAAAAAAAGGAGAAGTCAAATTGTCAATTGCTGAACACGATGAAGACCATTACAGATACAGCATTACAGATACAGGAATTGGAATTCCGAAAGACAAACAACAAATCATTTTTGAAGCCTTCAAACAAGCCGACGGAACTACTTCAAGAGAATATGGAGGAACAGGTTTAGGACTTTCAATTGCTAGAGAGCTTACAAAGCTACTGCAAGGACAAATTGAGCTAGATTCAGAAGCAGGAAAAGGAAGTACATTTTCAATTATTTTACCAAAACGATTAGATGAAGAACTAGCTGAAAAAGAAGACCGTGTAACAGTGGTAGTAAAAAATCTAGAAACGGGAAGAAACAAATCTTCTACTCAGAGATATTTGCCTAGAAAACTAATAAGAGAAGATGTTGAAGATGATAGAAATGATATTAACAAGAACGATAATGTTATTCTCATTATTGAAGATGAAGTTCAGTTTGCTGAAAGCATGGCAGAAGTACTGCATTCTCAAAATATAAAAGCCCTGATTGCTCAGAGTGGAGAAGAAGGAATTGATTTGGCAATGCAATACAAACCTAGTGGAATTATTTTAGACTTGGGCTTGCCTGATATTGATGGAACAGATGTTTTGAAAAAACTAAAATCCTATAAAGAGTTGCGTCATATTCCTATCGAAATTATTTCGGCTAGAGATAAAGATAATGATTTGCTTTCCACAGGGGCATTTGGTTTCCTTCAAAAACCAATAGATGAAAATGTCTTGAAAAAAGCAATGACTGATATGCTTCGTCTTTCTCATAAAAAAGTCAAAGATTTATTAGTTGTGGAAGATGACGAATCACAAATGGAAGCTATCAAAGAGCTTATCATTGGCAACGATGTAAAAGTAAAAGGTGTAAAAAATCAGACAGAAGCTATTGAAGCCATTGAGAATGGAACTTTTGATGGTGCAATTGTAGATTTGGGTTTAAAAGATGGAAGTGGACAAGAGGTGTGTAAATACATCAATGAAAATCATCCAAATATTCCTGTCATTATTTATACTGGCAAAACCCTATCACCTGAAGAAGAAACAAATCTGCGAAAAGCAGCTCAAAGTATCATCTTAAAGACTAGAGATACAGGTGAAAAATTGCGAGAAGAAGTCGCTTTATTTTTACATAGAATGGAAGAAGAGGTTGAGAAAGAAACCCCTAAACAAGAAGAAAATGAACAAAAAACACGTACAGCCGAACTTGCTGAATCTCTATTAGCCGAACTTCAAGTAGATAAAGAATTAGAAGAATTGCTTCCAAAAAGAGGAAATTCTAATAAGAATAACAAAGGCAAAAAAGATAAAAATGCTGAAAAACTAGAAGGTGATGTTCCTCCTCGTTCGCTCACTCGTAATTCTATCAATGAAGAAATGGATGGAAATGATGATGAGGAAGAAGAAGAGTACAAATCTGCTAATGAATCTATAAAAGAAGTGAGCAAGGAAGAAGCAATTAAGCTCATCAAAAACAAAACTATCTTAGTAGTCGATGATGATATTCGTAATATTTTTGTAATCGCATCTGCTTTAGAGACTTATGAAGCTCAGATTTTGGAAGCCATGAATGGTCAGCAAGCTATTGATATGCTTCGTGAAGAAGATATAGATTTGGTTTTGATGGACTCGGTTATGCCTGAGATGAATGGACTTGATGCTATGCGAATTATTCGTCAAGATGAAGATTTGAAGCATTATCCAATTGTTGCCATTACAGGAAAAGCACAAGAAGAAGACAAACAAGAGTGTTTTGATGCAGGAGCAAACGATTATATTGTTAAGCCTGTAGATTACGACCAACTAGTCTATACAGTTTGTAAATGGATTGGTAAGCGAGTTTAA